Proteins from a genomic interval of Chroococcidiopsis thermalis PCC 7203:
- a CDS encoding WecB/TagA/CpsF family glycosyltransferase, with amino-acid sequence MRFDTTNKVEAVELIQPIASDFPGLAITQSFHTPVNKSELEVIPAEIPQIRICVIGSPITIAPFDRQIEMMLEWASSRASRFVCVANVHMLAEAYWHPEFHAVLNRADLITPDGMPLVWMMKLMGAQHQNRVAGLDIMLSICQQASQRQIKVFFLGSEASILKQMRKHLERDFPALEIAGMEPLPFRPLTRAEDAAVIQKIHDSGAGIVFLALGCPKQEYWMDRHKDKIHAVMIGVGGVFPVYAGIHKRAPLWMRNFGLEWFYRLIQEPRRLWKRYTTTMPLFIWLALKQLLTQGARSSDQ; translated from the coding sequence ATGAGATTCGATACAACAAATAAAGTAGAAGCAGTGGAGTTAATCCAACCAATAGCATCGGATTTTCCCGGTCTAGCCATCACTCAATCGTTTCATACTCCAGTCAATAAATCGGAGTTAGAAGTTATTCCGGCTGAAATTCCTCAAATTAGAATTTGTGTGATTGGCTCACCAATCACGATAGCACCTTTCGATCGCCAAATAGAAATGATGTTGGAGTGGGCTAGCAGTCGTGCTAGCCGATTTGTATGCGTGGCAAACGTCCATATGCTGGCAGAAGCCTACTGGCATCCAGAATTTCATGCAGTGTTAAATCGTGCAGATTTAATTACTCCTGATGGTATGCCCTTAGTATGGATGATGAAACTAATGGGAGCGCAACATCAAAATCGCGTTGCTGGGCTAGATATTATGTTATCTATTTGCCAACAGGCTTCGCAGCGTCAGATAAAAGTTTTTTTTCTTGGTTCGGAAGCTTCCATATTAAAACAGATGCGAAAGCACTTAGAGCGTGACTTTCCCGCTTTAGAAATTGCTGGAATGGAGCCACTACCATTCCGTCCGCTCACGAGAGCAGAAGATGCAGCAGTTATTCAAAAAATTCATGATAGTGGAGCTGGCATTGTATTTTTGGCTCTGGGATGTCCGAAGCAAGAATACTGGATGGATCGACATAAAGACAAAATTCATGCCGTTATGATTGGTGTAGGCGGAGTATTTCCAGTGTATGCAGGAATTCACAAACGCGCTCCCTTGTGGATGAGAAACTTTGGTTTGGAGTGGTTTTACAGATTAATTCAAGAACCACGTAGACTCTGGAAAAGATATACTACCACCATGCCCCTGTTTATCTGGCTAGCTTTGAAGCAGCTATTAACTCAGGGAGCAAGAAGCAGTGACCAGTGA
- a CDS encoding elongation factor G, whose translation MNENVRASTRNVAIVGPYLSGKTTLLESLLSVTGAITRKGSVRDGNTVGDSAAEARDRQMSVEVSAASTEYEGVRFTFVDCPGSVEFAQETYNALMGVDAAVVVCEPANDNNENGLRQKVLTLAPLFKFLDDWEIPHLVFINKMDRVSNNFMDMLHALKAVSKRPLVPHQYPIIQDEQLTGFIDLVSEQAYQYHSGAPADPIPLPASLKAQEQAARAEMLEELANFDDHLLEELLEEIEPPQEEILQDLKLELGADLVVPVFCGVADRDFGVRPLLEALLREAPEPQDTAQRRGLGATAETPIAQVLKTYYTPQGGKLSLVRVWQGKLTDGIVLNGTRAGGIYRLLGQQQNSINEAEAGEIVALSRLDGVKTGDTISANGQATELPKADILRPVYALAIAPEKRNDEVKLSAALTKLLEEDPSLMWEQHGDTHEVILWGQGEIHLQVALDRLRRKYNLPMGTHLPQVPYKETIRKPAASVHGRYKHQSGGHGQFGDVYLDIKPLGRGEGFNFSEKIVGGVVPKQYIPGVEVGVKEFLVHGPLGFPVVDVAVTLTNGSYHTVDSSEQAFKQAARLAMQTGMTQCEPTLLEPIASIEVNTPSEFTSKVMQLVSGRRGQILGYEGRSDWSGWDKLIAYLPQAEMQNFIVELRSLTLGVGSFQWQYHHLQEVPDKLAERVLATGSNGNGNR comes from the coding sequence ATGAATGAAAATGTCAGAGCGAGTACGCGCAATGTTGCAATTGTCGGTCCTTATTTGAGCGGAAAAACAACTTTGCTCGAAAGTTTGTTATCGGTCACAGGAGCTATTACTCGTAAAGGTAGCGTCCGCGACGGTAACACCGTAGGAGACAGTGCAGCGGAAGCGCGCGATCGCCAAATGAGTGTAGAAGTGAGCGCCGCTAGTACCGAGTATGAAGGTGTCCGCTTCACATTTGTTGACTGTCCGGGTTCAGTCGAATTTGCTCAAGAGACATATAACGCTCTCATGGGCGTAGATGCAGCAGTTGTTGTTTGCGAGCCAGCAAATGATAACAATGAAAACGGTTTGCGTCAGAAGGTACTTACCCTCGCTCCCTTATTTAAATTTCTTGACGATTGGGAAATTCCCCATCTCGTATTTATTAACAAAATGGATCGGGTTAGCAACAATTTCATGGATATGTTGCACGCCCTTAAAGCTGTTTCCAAGCGTCCGCTCGTACCGCATCAATATCCCATTATTCAAGACGAACAGCTAACTGGATTTATCGATCTAGTCAGCGAACAAGCATATCAATACCACTCTGGCGCACCAGCCGATCCGATTCCATTGCCAGCATCTTTAAAGGCACAGGAACAGGCAGCTAGAGCGGAAATGTTGGAAGAATTAGCCAACTTTGACGACCATTTATTGGAAGAACTTTTAGAAGAGATCGAGCCGCCTCAAGAAGAAATTCTGCAAGACTTGAAATTAGAATTAGGGGCAGATTTAGTCGTTCCAGTATTTTGTGGAGTTGCAGACCGAGATTTTGGAGTTAGACCGCTTTTAGAAGCACTGTTACGAGAAGCACCTGAACCACAAGACACTGCTCAACGACGAGGGCTTGGCGCTACTGCTGAAACTCCCATAGCCCAAGTATTGAAAACCTATTACACGCCCCAAGGAGGCAAACTTTCCCTAGTACGGGTATGGCAGGGTAAGTTAACCGATGGCATCGTATTGAATGGTACTCGCGCTGGCGGGATTTATCGGCTACTAGGACAACAACAAAACTCGATAAATGAAGCTGAAGCTGGTGAAATTGTTGCCCTCAGCCGCTTGGATGGCGTAAAAACTGGCGACACCATCTCAGCCAACGGACAAGCCACAGAACTACCTAAAGCAGATATACTCAGACCAGTTTATGCCTTGGCGATCGCCCCGGAAAAACGCAACGACGAAGTCAAATTGAGTGCAGCGTTGACTAAGCTGTTAGAAGAAGACCCATCTTTAATGTGGGAACAGCACGGCGATACCCACGAAGTGATCCTGTGGGGACAAGGCGAAATTCACTTGCAAGTAGCCCTCGATCGCCTGCGTCGGAAGTATAACTTACCAATGGGGACTCATCTACCACAAGTACCCTATAAAGAAACCATTCGCAAGCCTGCTGCTTCAGTTCACGGGCGCTACAAGCACCAGTCAGGAGGACACGGGCAGTTTGGCGATGTTTACCTAGATATTAAACCGCTTGGACGCGGAGAAGGCTTTAATTTTAGCGAAAAGATTGTAGGTGGCGTTGTCCCGAAGCAATATATTCCTGGCGTTGAAGTTGGTGTGAAGGAATTTTTGGTACACGGTCCTTTAGGTTTTCCCGTAGTTGATGTTGCCGTCACCTTGACCAACGGCTCTTATCATACAGTTGATAGCTCCGAGCAAGCATTTAAACAAGCGGCACGGCTAGCTATGCAAACGGGAATGACTCAGTGCGAACCGACGCTATTAGAACCGATCGCCTCAATTGAAGTCAATACGCCCAGCGAATTCACCTCCAAGGTGATGCAACTGGTGAGCGGGCGACGGGGACAAATTCTCGGCTATGAAGGAAGATCTGATTGGTCTGGTTGGGACAAGCTGATTGCTTACTTACCTCAAGCCGAGATGCAGAACTTCATTGTCGAGTTGCGATCGCTAACTCTAGGTGTTGGTTCCTTCCAGTGGCAATACCATCACTTGCAAGAAGTTCCTGACAAGTTAGCCGAGCGAGTTTTGGCAACTGGCAGTAACGGTAACGGCAACCGTTGA
- a CDS encoding alkene reductase, with protein MNTNIDLFSPVRLGRYELPNRMVMAPLTRNRAGEGNVPRELNAEYYAQRVSAGLIITEATQVSPQGLGYPFTPGIHSQEQVEGWRLVTKAVHDRGGKIFLQLWHVGRISHPDLQVDGALPVAPSAIAPSEGMAATYEGEKPYVTPRALETAEIPGIVEQYRQGAKNALAAGFDGVEIHSANGYLLDQFLHDGSNHRTDEYGGSIENRARLLMEVTEAVVSVWGADRVGVRLSPSGTFGSVYDSDLKALFTYVVDALNQFELAYLHLVEPRVAGNETVENPTSELSSKYFRPIYKGTLISAGGYDRESGNAVLASGDADLVAYGRLFISNPDLPQRFALNAQLNPYDRSSFYGGDKRGYTDYPSLELQAAG; from the coding sequence ATGAATACCAACATCGATCTATTCTCACCCGTTCGGCTCGGTCGTTACGAATTACCTAACCGAATGGTGATGGCTCCCTTAACGCGCAACCGTGCGGGAGAGGGTAACGTGCCGAGAGAATTGAATGCAGAATATTACGCCCAAAGAGTCTCGGCAGGACTGATTATTACAGAAGCGACTCAGGTGTCGCCACAAGGCTTAGGTTATCCGTTTACCCCTGGTATTCACTCCCAAGAACAGGTAGAAGGCTGGCGGCTAGTGACGAAAGCCGTACACGATCGCGGTGGCAAAATTTTTCTCCAGCTATGGCACGTCGGGCGAATATCTCACCCCGATTTGCAAGTCGATGGAGCATTGCCCGTTGCACCTAGCGCGATCGCGCCATCAGAAGGTATGGCAGCTACTTACGAAGGAGAAAAGCCTTACGTTACACCCCGCGCCCTAGAAACAGCAGAAATTCCAGGAATTGTAGAACAATATCGCCAAGGGGCAAAAAATGCGTTGGCGGCTGGGTTTGATGGCGTAGAAATTCACAGCGCCAACGGCTATCTGCTCGATCAATTTCTCCACGATGGCTCCAATCACCGTACAGATGAATATGGTGGCTCGATTGAAAATCGCGCCCGCTTGCTAATGGAAGTGACTGAAGCAGTCGTTAGTGTTTGGGGTGCAGATAGAGTGGGAGTCAGACTTTCACCCAGTGGCACTTTTGGCAGCGTCTACGACTCCGATCTCAAAGCATTGTTTACCTATGTAGTTGATGCGCTCAACCAATTTGAATTAGCTTATCTACATTTGGTAGAGCCGAGAGTTGCTGGTAACGAGACAGTAGAAAATCCTACTTCAGAATTGTCATCAAAATACTTCCGTCCGATCTACAAAGGGACTCTCATCAGTGCTGGCGGCTACGATCGCGAATCGGGAAATGCAGTATTAGCCTCTGGAGATGCGGACTTAGTTGCTTACGGTAGACTGTTTATTTCCAACCCCGACTTACCGCAGCGTTTTGCTCTCAACGCACAATTAAACCCCTACGATCGCTCTAGCTTTTATGGCGGAGACAAGAGGGGTTATACAGATTATCCATCTTTGGAATTGCAGGCTGCTGGTTGA
- the ctpC gene encoding carboxyl-terminal processing protease CtpC: protein MNKRGIFLGATAVMLSTAAVASFSDRSQTQAFFRESPKELVDEVWQIIDRQYVDGTFNKVNWQAVRKEYLSRSYANREDAYKAVRQMLEKLKDPYTRFMDPEEFKNMQVDTSGELTGIGIQIAQDEKTKQLTVIAPIEDTPAFSAGILAKDTIVKIDGKSTKGMDVNQAVSLIRGQPGTEVQITILRNGQQKDFRIKRARIEIHPVRYSYQNSPTGGIGYIRLNQFSANAATEMRDAIKNLEKKQVSGYILDLRNNPGGLLLSSIEIAQMWLEDGVIVSTKNRQGKQDIERSNHHPLTNKPLVVLVNDGSASASEILSGALQDNKRAVLVGEKTFGKGLVQSVRSLGDGSGLAVTIAKYFTPNGRDINKSGIAPNVVVSLTDKEKQALFLQNRDKVGTPSDPQYAKALDILKKQIAAKGNSATR from the coding sequence ATGAATAAGCGTGGAATTTTCTTGGGTGCAACAGCAGTGATGCTCTCGACTGCCGCAGTTGCCAGTTTTAGCGATCGCTCTCAAACTCAAGCTTTCTTTCGTGAAAGTCCGAAAGAATTAGTCGATGAAGTTTGGCAAATAATCGATCGGCAGTATGTAGACGGGACTTTCAACAAGGTCAATTGGCAAGCTGTACGCAAAGAGTACTTGAGCCGCTCTTATGCCAATCGAGAGGATGCATACAAAGCAGTCCGACAAATGCTAGAAAAGCTCAAAGATCCATATACCCGATTTATGGATCCAGAAGAATTCAAGAATATGCAGGTAGATACTTCTGGAGAACTAACGGGAATTGGCATTCAAATCGCCCAAGATGAGAAAACAAAGCAATTAACTGTAATTGCCCCAATTGAAGATACACCCGCTTTCAGTGCCGGAATTCTTGCTAAGGATACAATCGTCAAAATTGATGGTAAAAGCACTAAGGGAATGGATGTGAATCAAGCAGTGTCGCTGATTCGGGGACAACCAGGTACAGAAGTACAAATCACGATTTTGCGCAACGGACAGCAGAAGGATTTTCGGATAAAACGGGCGCGAATTGAAATTCATCCAGTGCGTTACAGCTACCAGAATAGCCCAACAGGTGGTATAGGGTACATTCGCTTAAATCAGTTCAGTGCCAATGCTGCCACGGAAATGCGCGATGCAATTAAAAATTTAGAAAAGAAACAGGTATCCGGTTATATTTTGGATTTACGTAACAATCCTGGTGGGTTGTTATTGTCCAGCATAGAAATTGCTCAAATGTGGCTGGAAGACGGGGTTATTGTTTCCACTAAGAACCGACAAGGGAAGCAAGACATTGAAAGGTCTAACCACCATCCATTAACTAATAAACCCCTAGTCGTACTAGTAAATGACGGTTCGGCAAGCGCCAGTGAAATTCTTTCTGGGGCGCTACAGGATAACAAACGCGCGGTTTTAGTTGGAGAAAAAACTTTTGGTAAAGGGTTGGTACAGTCGGTACGCAGCTTGGGAGATGGTTCTGGCTTAGCTGTGACTATAGCGAAGTACTTTACCCCCAACGGGCGCGACATCAATAAGTCTGGGATTGCTCCTAATGTAGTAGTATCGCTGACGGATAAAGAAAAACAGGCGTTGTTTCTACAAAATCGCGACAAAGTTGGTACGCCATCAGACCCGCAATATGCTAAGGCACTAGACATATTAAAGAAGCAAATTGCAGCTAAGGGGAACTCTGCTACAAGGTAG
- the ispG gene encoding (E)-4-hydroxy-3-methylbut-2-enyl-diphosphate synthase has translation MQTLPNPATVKSSSGELSTDTTIHRRQTRPIQVGNVTIGGSHPVVVQSMINEDTLDIDGSVAAIRRLHEIGCEIVRVTVPSMAHAQALAEIKQKLYASYQPVPIVADVHHNGMKIALEVAKHIDKVRINPGLYVFEKPKSNRTEYSQTEFEEIGDKIRQTLEPLVVCLRDQGKAMRIGVNHGSLAERMLFTYGDTPEGMVESALEFIRICESLDFRNLVISLKASRVPVMIAANRLMVKRMNELGMDYPLHLGVTEAGDGEYGRIKSTAGIGTLLAEGIGDTIRVSLTEAPEKEIPVCYSILQSLGLRKTMVEYVACPSCGRTLFNLEEVLHKVREATKHLTGLDIAVMGCIVNGPGEMADADYGYVGKQPGYISLYRGREEIKRVPEDRGVEELINLIKADDRWVDP, from the coding sequence ATGCAGACTCTCCCCAACCCAGCTACAGTAAAATCTTCTTCTGGCGAACTTTCCACTGATACTACTATTCATCGCCGCCAGACTCGTCCGATTCAGGTAGGAAACGTCACGATTGGTGGTAGTCATCCAGTGGTGGTGCAATCCATGATCAACGAAGACACCCTGGACATAGATGGTTCCGTTGCTGCTATTCGTCGCCTACATGAAATTGGCTGCGAAATAGTCCGCGTCACCGTACCAAGTATGGCACACGCTCAAGCCTTAGCAGAAATCAAACAAAAGTTGTATGCCTCATACCAACCAGTTCCAATCGTGGCTGACGTGCATCATAATGGGATGAAAATTGCCTTGGAAGTTGCCAAGCACATCGATAAAGTGCGGATCAATCCTGGCTTGTACGTATTTGAAAAACCTAAATCCAATCGCACTGAGTACAGTCAAACAGAATTCGAGGAAATTGGCGACAAGATTCGCCAAACTTTGGAACCACTGGTAGTCTGCTTGCGCGACCAGGGTAAAGCCATGCGGATTGGCGTGAATCACGGCTCCCTGGCAGAAAGAATGCTGTTTACCTACGGCGACACCCCAGAAGGAATGGTAGAATCAGCCCTGGAATTCATTCGGATTTGCGAATCGCTGGACTTTCGTAACTTAGTGATTTCTCTTAAAGCATCGCGAGTGCCCGTGATGATCGCTGCCAATCGCTTGATGGTTAAGCGGATGAATGAGCTAGGCATGGACTATCCCTTGCATCTAGGCGTGACGGAAGCTGGAGATGGCGAATACGGTCGAATCAAATCTACAGCTGGGATTGGGACACTGTTAGCTGAAGGGATTGGCGATACCATCCGCGTATCGCTGACAGAAGCGCCAGAAAAAGAAATTCCCGTTTGTTACAGCATTCTGCAATCTTTAGGTTTGCGGAAAACAATGGTAGAGTACGTTGCTTGTCCTTCTTGCGGACGCACTCTGTTTAATTTAGAGGAAGTGTTGCATAAAGTTAGAGAGGCAACAAAGCACCTAACAGGTTTAGATATCGCCGTTATGGGTTGTATAGTCAATGGTCCAGGGGAAATGGCGGATGCGGACTACGGCTATGTAGGGAAGCAACCTGGTTACATTTCTCTCTATCGCGGTCGAGAAGAAATCAAGCGCGTTCCTGAAGATCGAGGAGTGGAAGAATTGATTAACTTAATTAAGGCAGACGATCGCTGGGTCGATCCGTAA
- the trxA gene encoding thioredoxin, translating into MTDRVKPLTLTAENFQIEVIESKTPVLVDVWAAWCGPCRVVNPIVEEIAANFAGRATVGKLNIDEYGEIASRYQVQAIPTLLFFQNGVVVDRVVGVVGAKAIAQKLNALLEPAADRQAA; encoded by the coding sequence ATGACAGATCGTGTCAAGCCGTTGACTCTCACTGCTGAGAACTTTCAAATAGAGGTCATTGAGAGTAAAACACCAGTGCTAGTAGATGTTTGGGCAGCCTGGTGCGGACCTTGTAGGGTAGTTAACCCAATCGTGGAAGAGATTGCTGCCAATTTTGCCGGACGCGCCACAGTAGGCAAGCTGAATATTGACGAGTACGGAGAAATTGCTTCTCGATATCAGGTGCAGGCAATTCCGACGCTGTTATTTTTCCAAAATGGCGTAGTTGTAGATCGAGTTGTTGGTGTTGTTGGGGCAAAAGCGATCGCGCAAAAATTGAATGCTTTGTTAGAGCCAGCAGCAGATCGACAAGCTGCTTAG
- a CDS encoding glycosyltransferase, with product MRILTVHNYYQQPGGEEQIFATESALLETRGHQVHRYTIHNDRVEGMNPLTLAKKTIWNNDVYRDLRAIVRQERPEVAHFHNTFPLISPAAYHAMKDEGVPVVQTLHNYRLLCPNALFFRDGKICEDCLGKCGAIPGIVRGCYRDSQTASGVVAAMVNLHSMMCTWTKTVNVFVAYSHFALQKFVQGGLPEKKIQFKTNFLHPAPAPGTGRGGYAIFVGRLSPEKGLGTLLAAWEQLGGKIPLKIVGDGPLAPQVIEATKRVPGVEWLGRRPLEEVYELMGEAALLIFPSEWYETFGRVAIEAFAKGTPVVASAIGAIAELVTPGQTGLHFLPGNTQDLVEQVEWALSHPEELMQMRQAARAEFEAKYTAEENYRRMMEIYTLAPHV from the coding sequence ATGCGTATTCTCACAGTTCATAACTATTACCAACAACCAGGTGGTGAAGAACAAATCTTTGCTACCGAATCAGCTCTTTTAGAAACACGCGGTCATCAAGTACATCGCTACACGATTCATAACGATCGCGTTGAGGGAATGAATCCTCTAACTCTGGCGAAAAAAACAATCTGGAATAACGATGTATACCGCGACCTACGGGCGATCGTCCGCCAGGAACGACCGGAGGTTGCTCATTTCCACAACACTTTTCCTCTGATTTCTCCAGCCGCGTATCACGCCATGAAAGATGAAGGTGTACCAGTCGTCCAAACTTTGCACAATTATCGTCTCTTATGCCCCAATGCTCTGTTTTTTCGCGATGGCAAGATTTGCGAAGACTGTTTGGGAAAATGCGGTGCTATACCTGGCATCGTTCGCGGTTGCTACCGAGATAGTCAAACTGCGAGTGGAGTTGTAGCGGCAATGGTGAACTTGCACTCGATGATGTGTACTTGGACAAAAACAGTAAATGTATTCGTAGCGTATAGCCATTTTGCTTTGCAGAAATTCGTTCAAGGTGGCTTACCGGAGAAAAAAATTCAATTTAAAACTAATTTTCTACATCCCGCTCCCGCACCAGGAACAGGACGTGGTGGATACGCTATTTTTGTCGGGCGGCTTTCGCCAGAAAAAGGTTTAGGGACGCTACTAGCTGCTTGGGAACAATTGGGCGGAAAAATCCCTTTGAAAATTGTTGGCGATGGACCGTTAGCACCTCAAGTTATTGAGGCAACAAAGCGCGTACCAGGAGTGGAGTGGCTAGGACGCAGACCGTTGGAAGAGGTTTACGAGTTAATGGGAGAAGCTGCTTTGTTGATTTTTCCTTCTGAATGGTACGAGACTTTTGGCAGAGTTGCGATCGAGGCTTTTGCCAAGGGAACTCCTGTAGTAGCTTCAGCAATTGGTGCGATCGCCGAGTTAGTTACGCCTGGGCAAACCGGACTTCATTTTCTTCCAGGTAACACCCAAGACCTTGTAGAGCAAGTAGAGTGGGCTTTATCACATCCAGAAGAACTGATGCAGATGCGCCAAGCAGCTAGGGCTGAATTTGAGGCTAAGTATACTGCGGAGGAAAACTATCGTCGCATGATGGAAATTTATACCTTAGCTCCTCATGTCTAA
- a CDS encoding ArsR/SmtB family transcription factor produces MMTHNNLDQPKSLPVAEVDDSCRRAKIFAALADPTRLKIVELLAHAGELSGTEIAQKLSISLALFCHHSKTLAEAGLLDIRKEGQTKYNSLNWELLNACLQSLMRGSARAGSSDQ; encoded by the coding sequence ATGATGACACACAATAATCTAGACCAGCCCAAGTCCCTACCTGTAGCTGAAGTAGACGATAGCTGTCGTCGGGCAAAAATCTTTGCAGCCCTTGCCGACCCCACCAGATTGAAAATTGTCGAGTTACTCGCCCATGCTGGAGAATTGAGCGGTACGGAGATTGCGCAAAAATTAAGTATTAGCCTTGCCCTCTTCTGCCACCACTCTAAAACTCTAGCGGAAGCAGGGTTGCTCGATATTCGCAAGGAAGGGCAGACAAAATATAACTCTTTGAATTGGGAGTTACTCAATGCTTGCCTGCAAAGCTTGATGAGAGGGAGCGCACGAGCAGGGAGCAGTGACCAGTGA
- a CDS encoding DUF72 domain-containing protein: MTFHLGCAVWSYKGWVGDFYPTGSRVGEFLGLYSQRLTTVEGNTTFYAIPDADTVARWAAETPPEFKFCLKLPRDITHQGLLEPHIPDALSFIARMQGLGDRLGPIFAQLPPRYSPEAIEDLTIFLNALREKTSLALEVRHPSWFQEPHASQLTTLLKQLGIGRVLLDSRPIYDAPDDPQIHSERRKPKLPVEFRIAAPFSLVRFISHPKWELNQLFLEEWVDFIDRNLSQGTQIYFFIHCPTEERSPHNARSFHQLLTQKGVVVPPLPWNDLQPFPQQLSLF; encoded by the coding sequence TTGACTTTTCATCTTGGCTGTGCTGTTTGGTCGTATAAAGGTTGGGTAGGCGATTTTTATCCGACTGGAAGTCGTGTGGGTGAATTTTTAGGTTTATACAGCCAGCGTCTCACGACTGTTGAAGGAAACACCACCTTTTACGCTATCCCTGATGCCGATACTGTAGCGCGCTGGGCAGCAGAAACACCACCAGAATTTAAATTCTGCCTCAAGTTACCGCGAGACATTACCCATCAAGGCTTGCTAGAACCACATATTCCCGATGCTTTGAGTTTCATAGCACGAATGCAAGGTTTAGGCGATCGCTTGGGACCAATTTTTGCTCAACTCCCACCCCGATATAGTCCAGAAGCAATAGAAGACTTAACAATATTCTTAAACGCTTTGAGAGAAAAAACGTCGCTGGCTTTAGAGGTACGTCATCCAAGTTGGTTTCAAGAGCCTCACGCTAGTCAACTAACAACGCTTCTGAAACAATTAGGGATAGGTAGAGTTTTACTCGATAGCCGTCCGATATACGATGCACCAGACGATCCGCAGATTCACTCCGAACGCCGCAAACCTAAGTTACCAGTAGAATTTAGGATCGCTGCACCGTTTAGCTTAGTTCGTTTTATCAGTCACCCAAAATGGGAGTTGAATCAGCTGTTTCTTGAGGAATGGGTTGATTTTATCGATCGCAATCTAAGTCAAGGAACCCAGATTTATTTCTTTATACATTGTCCCACAGAAGAGCGATCGCCGCACAATGCTCGGTCGTTTCACCAGTTATTGACACAAAAAGGGGTTGTGGTTCCGCCGCTTCCCTGGAACGATTTGCAGCCATTTCCTCAGCAACTCAGCTTGTTCTAG